The genomic window CCTCAGCGGAAGGTAGTCGGTCTGAGGGAGGCCCATACACACGGTTGGCTTTAGTGCCATGCTTAGAGTTGGCATCCAGGTGGTAGCAGAGCTCTGTGAGGCGCTGGGCCCGGAAACGGGGAGGCCGGGCCACCCAGACACCCGGCTCATTAAGACTGTCCTCTTCATCTGACATCAGCTCTTCTGTCACATCCTTCCACAGGCGTTGGTCCTCAGGTCCAAAATGCCTCATGATACTGGATCGGTTGGCAAAAAGCTAAGGTGGGAGCCCAGGACAGAGattaggaagagaaagaaactatGCATAGGTTTGGGGAAAGGGCTTgggtgggaggaaggctgtgTAAAATCTGCGCCTGAGAGAACCCAGCCCCCAAGTCAAATCTTAGAACTGGCTCAcccttctcctcctctatctgcctACATTCTTGGCTCTCAACCCCATTCTCAGAAGTCACGTCCTCTGGCATTCCCACTGTGGCTTATTAGGGTTTAGAGTTTAGCATCTTGAAAGGAAGGCCTAGAAACCTACCCGGTATCTGCGACTTCGaagtttcttctcctctttttccttcaggCCTTTAAAGGGGTTCAGGGAGTTGCGGTACTCGCGCCTCTTAGTAAGGAAGTAGGCTACACAGGCTCCTGACGGGGAGAAGGCAAAAAGTAGGGTCGTCTAGAGCACTGGTCCTCAGCCCATTCTTCTGCCCTAACGTTACTGGTCGGGACGGTGAGAAACACTACTTAGATGGTGGGCTTCTCGGCAACCCATCAGCGGCTATTCACTCCTCTTTGGTTTAGCTCTCTCTGCCCAGCCCCATCTCCAACACTAACTCCTCCCACTAGAAAAAGACTCCAGTGCTTCTGtaactcccttccccaccccaattAAACTTACTCCCATCCTACTCTCTAGATAGCAGATTACAGGCACTTTCTCAGAAGAAGTTTTCTTAATGCTTCAGGATTAGTTATGGACAAATAACCAAAGAGCAAGGAAAGCAGAGAACCCAGGATGTCGTATTTTGGGACAAAAGGGCAGGCCTGGATTCTGATCTCCTTGTCATAATACCCTAGACTCAGGCCTATAGAAACATCATGCATGATGGTGTTCTAGCCCTTTCCTTCTCCCATTTTCATTTCAGACTAAGGGAATAAAAAGGCAATCAGAGACAATCTTGTGAATATTGTTGGTGAGAatagctaaaaataattttttaagtccACTATTTTCAAAACCATCCAAATCATCTCCATTGTGCCTCTTCTCCTCTGACCAGGCACAGGGGCTGGAGAAAGAATGAGACGGAAGTGAACTCAGTTTTTCTCACCTTTCAGCTCCTTATCAGTGTAATTGTGGGGACTGGTCACCAGCTCCTGCTTGAGCTTTTCCAGAAGGAACTTCACTACTGAAATATTCCAAGAAGACTTGATGCTGCCACAAAGAGAAGAGAGTGAATAAGGCAGTCAGCATTTTAAAGGCTAGATAAACAGAGATTCCCAGCACTAATCAACTCTGTGGTGAATTCCTCCATGGCCTAAGACAGGCTACAAGAGGCAAGGGTGTGATCAAAGCCTTCACCTCATTGTTATATTGGAGCAGccccctctgcttccctctccttGGCAAAGTGCCTTGTGATTCTTTTCCCTCAAGAGGACCATACCTTTCAGACCCATTGAATCTCTTGTCATTGGTGATGTGGTTATGCACATTGTGGACCAATTtctagagggggaaaaaaaaacaaacacagaatcAAGCCAGGAGTGGATATGATGAAAACCTCCTCTGGTCCCTAGGCATTGTCCCTATGGAGTTCTCTGCCCGAATCCTTCGCATAGTCTGGGTACCATTTCTGTTGATGCCTTTTCTTAGCCAGAGAGCCTGTCCAAGTTAGTATTTCTAATGCCTCCccacctttttttcccttttcatttaatttgtgtGAAGACTCTAGGATCATCCCTGGTCTTCCTTCTGCTCCTGGGGAATATGATCACTAGAGCAAGTCTCAAACGTTTCCGCAAACATGCTCCTAATAGCAAGGAGAGAGCGAATACACACCAGGGATACTGCAAGTGGACATTTTTTGAAGCCCTGTACtcttgcaaattttaaaattttcttcacaatatatctgtatttcttttaatataaaaatgtctcCCGAAATCTAGTAAAATTGATGACCCTAAAATGGCCCAGGTCTTGTGCACATTACCACAAATCCCAGGGGTACTCACACCATGGTCCGAAAAATACAAACCTAAGATAACAGAGATGTGAAATGGAAAGGGCCTTGGAGACTGTCACCCAGTCTCTCTTTCACATCATTAAACAGGCTGTCTTTCAGCTTTCCTTCTACATCTTTAACGATGGGTTCTCACTAGTTTTTGAATCAGCTTATTCTACTGTTGAATATCTCTAATTGTTAAGTTTTGCCTTAGATGCTTCAAAATCTGACCCCAGGCTTGCCCATAATAGCACCTGAAAGATTGGAAGACAGCTTTCATTTCCTCCCCAAGTCTTCTCTTATCCAGTCTAAATGCCCAAGTCCTTCAGCCATTCCTCATGGCAGACTTTCCAGGCAGACTCCTCATGAAACTATGAGGCTCTCTGGTTTGCCGGTGTCCCTCTTACAACGTGGCACCTAGAACCAAATCTAACTCATCAGTTGAGGTCTGGCCAAAGAGAGCATTACTTCCCTGAGTGGAACTCTACAGTTGTAGGAATGAAACCCAAGATGGTGTTAGCTTTCTCAGCAACACCATCCCTACTCACAGTGTCACAGGGTTCATTCATAGTGAGCTGTAGTCAACTCAAATCCATTTTTACATGGATTACTATCTCTACCATTctggaattgtttttttttttttcttttaactctaaTGCAGGATTTTACATTTCTTCCCAGTATATTTAGTTTTGCTGTTTCTGATTATATTTTCATCCCAAGCTCTCTCCGTCAAGGGAAGTTTCCCAGTCCAAAATTGATGGACTCATGTCCTGATCTCAGGACTTCAGCTTCATATTCAGAAATGCCCAATTTACCCTCTACCTCTATGGTTGATTGACCACAGAAACTTAGGAAAGTACTGTTGACTCTATGACTAGGGTCTCCACTCTATAAAAAGGACTGTTATTATACTAGCTTCATATTTGATATAATTATTTTACTGCTTAGAAGTCCAAATTTAAGGAATCACAAGGGCTAGGTAAGTGCTTCAGAAGGAATTTGAAAGAGTTgcgaaaaaagagaaaaaatgagggAGTTGCACAGTTTCCAACTCAAGTGGCTTGGAAGAGATCAGCTGATAAAAATCAAACCAGGCTTGAAGTGGAAAGGGAAAATACTCTAGAGAAAAATAAGTGTTAAGACTGTAAGGACTGCTGGCTCACCTACCTCCTGAGTGAgctagaaataaatacatttcccCAACAGGGGGCTGGAATCTGCAGCATTCCAAGGAATTAAGAGTTCTCATTTGGTCTTTTGGGATCCCTAGCAGCAATCCACAGCAGCCTCAGTagattggagaaatgtctctctGATTCCTTCTCAGAGATAAATGTTGGAATAGTGAAGATCTGTAGCTACCCCTCTCCCTCTAAGCCCACAGTCTGGCACAAGAACATTTTAAACCTTCTTCTGTGATGGGCAGCAAAATTCCCTGACTGGTTCTCCAGAGCCTTTTCAAGTACTATAGTGGAGAGCACGAGTGAGCATATTGTCCTCCCAGAAGGTCCCAGTTCCACCAAGCTCtccaaaggggaggaagaagctAGACCTCAATATTAGACCTCTTGCTGGAGGCAACAGGCAGAAAAGGAATAGAAGTGACTGAAAGTCCTGATTTTATACAAATTATAATTATCACATATTTATTCATGATTTAAACACAATGAAGTTTTGGGAAATCCCTTGAAATGCATCACTAGGTATTTACCTCCATTTCTATCATTGGCAGCAAGAGTAGCCCCCCTGGGCCAGAAATCCATGACAGAGAAACTACCCATTCCCTGTTCTTGATAAGTGAGATGTCCCTAAACATAACCAATATTTGAAATGAAGGTTAGAAACCAGTTGGTACTGATTATGAATGGTGTCTTCCTTCCCAGGGAACCAAAGAATCCTTCAATGTCAAAACAAATCAAATGAAAGGGAGAGTAAGAGCAAGATCccttagaaaaaggaaaaggaagcaaaaagtaATATGAATAACAGAGGTATAAGTGGTAATCAGCTATCTTCAATCTTTACTAAGACTGTAACAAGCAGAAATGGCTATAAACTATGAAAAGATTTCAGCTGGACGTGAGTGGTGACCTCACTCTTAACCAGAACTCTCAAGTTACTTCATCAGCCATTATCCAGAGAATGGAAACCCATTACAGTCAATATGAACATTATATGGCTAAAGAACATCCCCCATGGTTATCAGAAAGATGTTTTTGGGCACAGAGCTGATCCAAAGGACTGTGGTCACCCTAGAACAGAGTTTTCTCAGCCTAGGCACCATTGACATTTTAGACGGGATAATCGTGAGTGGCTGTCCTGTGCGCTGTAGGATATGTAGTGACCTTCCTACGGCTCTAAGTCACTCCAAGGTTTCAGGCGGAACTGCTTTAGGCCAGTGACCTTCCCTACCAAGAGATCTTAGAATCACTAGAATCTCCAAACCTTTATAACAGCTGAGTGTCTAGTGGCCTGCATCTTTGGGGTTTGGGACCACCTCAGGACACCTTGGCCTTTCTACCCAATGGGCCCCTTGCTGCTTACCCTGAAGACTGCTAATTTGCAGGCAGTTTCCAGTGCTACCCTTCAGTGGTCAGTCTGCTCAATCCCTTAGACGTCTTCCCATCAGGATTATTAGATCACTGGGAGATGTGATATAATTCCCCTCTCTTTCAATAGAAGATATCGATCTATCTGGAAAAGCCTAAACAAAGTTCCACCGAGAACAGGGCAACTGCGTATCCCTAGGGCTAGGGAATAACTTTTCTCCTTCTTGCCCCCAGCTCCAGGAGGATTCAGAACCCATTCACTCAATATGGGAATTTTAACATCAACCCACACATCACTCTTCACTTCTCTCtccagaatgaagaaaaatttatagaaatCGAGCTCACTCACAGAGAGGACCAGATCCCGCTTGCGCCTGGAGTTCTTCTGCCCACTCCCTCTGGTCCTGCACGGGGAAGCAGTAAACCCCAGAGAGTGTCTCAGCTCCCCAGTTGCCCCGGGGCCCGACTCTTCCAAGTCCAGCGCAGCAGCAGCACTGAGCATGTCCTCGGGGCGGGGCGGTGGCAGCTTGGTTCCATTTTCTGGCCCCGTCTCTGAGGTTGCCCGCTGGATGGCCAGTTGTGTGGCTGGTGAGAGCTGCTTGGCATAAGCAGGGACCAGCACCCGCTGTACTGCACCCTCAGAGGCCACAAAATCATCCACCAGCtaagaacataaaaaagaatagCCTATTAGCCGTCCAGGCTTAGGGGAACCTGGTCAACCATCCTTCTCTGGCCAAGGATAGTGAATGAACAGAGGGTGGAAAGCGGGAGGTATCAGCTCAGTTGTTAACGGTCAATAGCTTGTTTCTCTGGGACTCGCATGGGAGTGTTAGGCAAATATTTCTCGTGCGTACAGGGCCTCTCATGTTGGGTCATTACCATAGGACTGATTACAAGGACAAGGCATGTTTCGGACGCTCTATTTGTGAGGAGTCATTTATGATTTACCCTTAGGTATAAGAACTATAGCCAGACAAGCGTTTTGTCTAaaagggatttggggaggaagtagatgacaagaaaggaaaaccaagcaatagaaggagcaggaaaataaaataacaacaataaagagGAGAAATAGGAGAAAAACGGGAGCAAAGGAGGCAGGTATAAAGTCAGAAATCTCTAGAGAGGCTGGTACTGATTGCTCCCCTACTCCCCATTCCCTTTGCAGGGCTAGGCTGTGCCCTCACCTTGATCCTGCCCTGGCCACATCTGACTGTCACCACCCTGACACCTACTTGCCTGCCTGTGCCCTCAGTCAAGGACATAcagggcagggaagggaaggagggaacgagagagagggaagaaggagggaggggaattTCTGcagccaagaaaacaaaacagtgaaagtggggggaaaaaagacacagaaagaagcGGGGGAGGAGGCTGAGATTTATAGACCTGTGAGCTGCTTTCTGCGCTGTGAAATCTAATTCCATCCTGTCGGCTTGGAAGCCTTCCCTGCCTGAAAGAACCACAGCTCAGGGCACTGCCTGGCCTGGTacccccctgcctcctcccaccttcccagttcctcctcctgcagccccaAACCACTGAGAGCCCCGGCCAGGCACATCAGCCACACGGCTAGGCCTTCGGGGAGCAGTGTGACACTGGAGGGGGACAGGGGAGTGTATCCATTCATTTCTCAGACCCGGCAGATGGGCTGGGGGTTTCATCCCTCCTGTCTGCCTTGTGTGTTTTGCGCCTCTACTCTTTACTGGGTGTCTGGGCCTTGTCGCGGGGGgtgcaggaaagagagaaggcagcGGGAGACCACGGTGGAGGAGAGTTGACAGACCTCCCACTGTCTCTCAAGGGGCAACACATCTGTTATTTGCTGTCTCTATGTTCCCTATAGTTGCTCCATCTCCTTTTTATACTTTCATGTGTGACATTCTGCAGTTTTTACTCTACTCAGTCAGGATTTTCCTGCTCACACAGCCCTGAGCagtaaagaaactgaaagagCACCACGTACTTCTATGTCTTTTCCTGCTCACAAAATATGCTCGcttgcttccttcttttctcctacaTGTTATCCTCTTACTATTAACTGTCTAATATCCATTTTTTTCgctcattttatttcctctacCTCCCTCCCACCTTACCTCAGAGTCTCGCTCTCGCATAGATTCTTTCCATTTAGATTCACCTGTCTTCTaggctcctttctccctttttctccttcctcacccTTCATCTccacctgcctccttcccctctctccacctgtCTTCTATGatctctgtcctctccctctcactttctccttctctccatctctctctccacctctgcctctctcccctctacattcccatctctctctctactgAATTCCTCTTGGCAAGCAGAGGGGCCGTGATAAAATATGAATGAGCCGTCTGTGCACAGCAGGCATTCTCACCAGGAGAGGCAGAGCCCATGGAGCAGCCGAGACAGCTGTGGAGGGGAAGGTGCCACGCAGAGTGactgagagggagggaagggcacccccaccacacacacaccagaaatGAACTCCTGCCGAAGAGGCTAGGATTCAGGAAGAAAACAGGAGTGCTGACTATCCCTGAGGGCAAAGGAATTTTGGCACTGTTTTGTGTTATCACAAATACCACCCAAAGAAAGGTTTAAGGatggaaagaaatagagaaaaaggagagaaaggccaGGGAAAGCCCTAGGGAGAAACAACACTCATGCCCTGCTCTGTGGCCATACTCACGGAATTGAGCATCGGGGCTCCCTCGCTGGCAGCCAGGGGGCATCCTGGGAGCCGCATGTCTCTCTGAGCGGCTGGGAAGCCCAAGGGCCCAGGCCCCACAGCCGAGGCGGCTCCCAGCTGCCGCAGCTCCTCAATCACCACCTGCACACCGCTGCCCACGCTGTCACACTCCTCTTCCACGGCAGACACACCCTTGCAGGCTTCCCCAGGACTCTCCTTGAGAGGCCCAGGCTCCTCAGGTGGGGAACCATGTGCCCGGCTCTCCCCATCTTCCTCAGGGGTGGACACTTTCCCTTGCCTCAGCTCACCCACTTCCTCCTGGAGACGTTTTAACAATTCATTGTTGGCCCTGGCAAGACCCAGAGCAGCCTCAGCCAGACCAACTGCCTTATCCACTCGCTGGTAGATAATATGCAGGAGCTGCTCTGAGCTCTGAACCGCCAGGCCATGTCCGGTCACTGAGATAGGTGTGCTGGAAGGAGGATTCCCGCCCTGAGAGCCTGTGCTGCCCCCACTAGTCTCGCTCTTACAGGCACAGCAGCAGCATCTGGCTTCGCTGCCactgggaggggagaagagaatggTGGCACTGAAGGACATGGCTGACGGAAGCCAGAACAACCACGCTCACACTGCTGGACTGTTCCAAAAGGTGTCCCCAGTCAACTGGACTTCACGGGCTTGGTAAGACGCACTGGGGTCTCTGgattcactttcctttctcatggAGGGTGATCAGAGGAGCCTGGGCACCAGGTGGTGGGTTCTGCGAAGGAGGAGTGGCAGGCCGTGAGGGAGCACACAGTCCACGGCCGCCTCTCCTCAGcctgcagaggaggagagaggccacCTTCTCTCTGCAGATCCTGTGTGCCCCAGCACGGCGCTGGGTGTCACAGTCACCCCTTACTGAAAGGGTGGGGCCTACAAAGCCCTTTCTGATGAACACGGTTTCACAGCGTGGAAGGTATTCTTCCTGCACCCAAGCTCGGAGCCCCCACCACTCCAACCTCTGGAACAGAGAGGGGACACAAAAGGACCCACCGGCATCTGGAAAGATTAGAAGATTAAGGAAGAAAATGCAGATCTGTCTTCTCCTCCTCACTATCTTTGCTATAACAGCATTATTGCATTTTACTGCTTTGACATCATTCCTTAAGGAGTTCAGAACCCTTCACACGCGTTCTCTCCTCCACACGACATCTCTAGGAAACACATATCACCCCAGGTCCGGAGAAGCGACATGCAGAGAAGTTACAGATCTTTTTCAAGGTCAGAGGAAGACAGCAGAATCCAGTTATTGCTGCTACTTTCAATCTAgcgtttatttatttttttgaactgATACCACTTTTTGTTGACATAAAGAATCATGATTCTACCCTCTCTATAATTTTCATACAGATGCATTCAGAGCAAGACTCCTAAATAAGGAACACTCCGATCACACCGGCCCTCAACATGTCACCAACCCGCACCAATTAACGCTTGGGGATGGGgtagggaaatgaaaggaaaagctgGATCAGAGAGTTGAGCTGCGGTGACCTAGGGCTGCACAG from Equus asinus isolate D_3611 breed Donkey chromosome 2, EquAss-T2T_v2, whole genome shotgun sequence includes these protein-coding regions:
- the C2H14orf93 gene encoding uncharacterized protein C14orf93 homolog, whose protein sequence is MSFSATILFSPPSGSEARCCCCACKSETSGGSTGSQGGNPPSSTPISVTGHGLAVQSSEQLLHIIYQRVDKAVGLAEAALGLARANNELLKRLQEEVGELRQGKVSTPEEDGESRAHGSPPEEPGPLKESPGEACKGVSAVEEECDSVGSGVQVVIEELRQLGAASAVGPGPLGFPAAQRDMRLPGCPLAASEGAPMLNSLVDDFVASEGAVQRVLVPAYAKQLSPATQLAIQRATSETGPENGTKLPPPRPEDMLSAAAALDLEESGPGATGELRHSLGFTASPCRTRGSGQKNSRRKRDLVLSKLVHNVHNHITNDKRFNGSESIKSSWNISVVKFLLEKLKQELVTSPHNYTDKELKGACVAYFLTKRREYRNSLNPFKGLKEKEEKKLRSRRYRLFANRSSIMRHFGPEDQRLWKDVTEELMSDEEDSLNEPGVWVARPPRFRAQRLTELCYHLDANSKHGTKANRVYGPPSDRLPSAEAQLLPPELYNPNFQEEEDEGGDENGPVSPSFDQPHKTCCPDLNSFIEVKVEKDE